A part of Drosophila ananassae strain 14024-0371.13 chromosome 2R, ASM1763931v2, whole genome shotgun sequence genomic DNA contains:
- the LOC6493466 gene encoding polyglutamine-repeat protein pqn-41 isoform X4, which produces MSAPAVEVNGNGPSAEFLQRQHMVQAGVAPFPGAPAGYAAAPGPAAAAAAAAAAAQQQHQAQHQQQQQQQQQQQQQVGGAPSAADSLSLAVAAAAAKQASEPVTQLKSAGDGAGASNSNNNNTAVAQSVAVAGTGAPGSGGGVNTVNSSSGGGVATPAVVVATSVSDVVNASLYMQQKKTNLSTQTQTQYNGSSVSAPRVPGPSAPPPPAAPSCTLLPVVTQPSLTNGHTMEQVQQPEQHHHQQLQHHHHHHHHLQLQSTLPPQNVPGISTVLIANEAADSQQSSTLPSAGGTGAGGGTGGGGGGGGGTPNSPLSSSPSSATNPQATATVGGGLTLNGSITEGNVSGSVSPVASGEPLLQTPPTLQQQQPMPQPLLCSSPPSVQSAATSVTGSSIAAGALAATSSSGVGLLPTTGLDTIANGNAGTLVPASTSQVIAHLNAAAAAVQSPPPSAVPSLNNALVPVVASAASLDAKSQPKRLHVSNIPFRFRDPDLRAMFGQFGTILDVEIIFNERGSKGFGFVTFANSNDAERARERLHGTVVEGRKIEVNNATARVQTKKVTTVPNVVLTKDGAIPAPALVCVQWPEAAVAAAMRGVAIQRGHVGVVGAAPYHHPHHPHHHSALLASAAAAAQQQQQRQVAAAAVAAAAAQQQAVAAQQVQQQQVATAHQQQHQQQQQQQQQQQQQQQQQQQQQHQQQQQQHQQQQHAAVAAAAAAASHPHVHAAHALAHAHAPQLAQLQPALQAVAVPTAAGNAAALQQSLAAAAAAAAAAQNPAGVGQSPASAAAAAAYAARLSAAAGATQTPQTAAAAAAAASMAASANAANSAAALHGFAPVYYDPFLAAAANADPNLRFQAAKPVTEVPAAQPAAILNATAPLLKTPLSQAQQQAYATAATTYTAVAARAAYGAAAAAAAQPALAGYATVAGYAREYADPYLGHGIGPVPGYGATMYRGGFNRFTPY; this is translated from the exons CACATGGTGCAGGCGGGCGTAGCGCCTTTTCCGGGCGCTCCGGCCGGCTATGCCGCCGCTCCAGGtccggcagcagcagctgcagcagcggcggccgccgcccagcagcagcaccaggcgcagcatcagcagcagcagcagcaacaacagcagcagcagcagcaggtggGCGGTGCGCCCTCCGCCGCTGACAGTCTGTCgctggcggtggcggcggcggctgccAAACAGGCGTCTGAGCCAGTGACCCAATTGAAGTCGGCCGGCGATGGTGCAGGcgccagcaacagcaacaataacaacacaGCCGTGGCACAgtcagtggcagtggcaggaaCAGGAGCGCCAGGATCGGGCGGAGGAGTGAACACAGTTAATTCGAGTTCAGGGGGCGGCGTGGCAACgccggcggtggtggtggccaCTAGTGTGTCCGATGTTGTCAATGCCTCGTTGTACATGCAACAGAAGAAG ACAAATCTGTcaacacagacacagacacagtaCAATGGAAGCAGCGTTTCAGCGCCAAGAGTCCCAGGTCCCagtgctcctcctcctcctgcagctCCTTCCTGCACTCTGCTCCCAGTGGTCACGCAGCCGTCTCTGACAAATGGACATACCATGGAGCAAGTGCAGCAACCAGaacagcaccaccaccagcagctgcaacaccaccaccaccatcaccatcaCCTCCAGCTGCAATCAACGCTGCCCCCACAAAATGTGCCCGGCATT TCCACAGTATTGATCGCCAATGAGGCAGCAGATTCACAACAGAGCTCCACCCTGCCCAGCGCAGGCGGCACTGGCGCCGGTGGCGGAACTGGCGGGggcggcggcggaggcggTGGCACGCCCAATTCGCCGCTCAGCAGCTCCCCGTCCAGCGCAACAAATCCGCAGGCCACGGCGACAGTTGGCGGCGGCTTGACCCTCAATGGCAGCATCACCGAGGGCAACGTATCCGGCAGTGTATCGCCGGTGGCCAGCGGTGAACCGCTCCTCCAGACACCGCCCAccctccagcagcagcagccgatGCCGCAGCCGCTCCTGTGCAGCAGTCCCCCATCTGTTCAGTCGGCGGCCACCTCGGTGACGGGCAGCTCGATAGCTGCCGGCGCTTTGGCCgccaccagcagcagcggtGTTGGCCTCCTGCCCACCACCGGACTGGACACCATCGCTAATGGCAATGCCGGCACCTTGGTACCGGCCAGCACCTCACAGGTGATCGCCCACCTGAACgcagcggcggcagcggtCCAGTCGCCGCCACCCAGCGCGGTCCCTAGTCTCAACAATGCTCTAGTCCCGGTCGTCGCCTCGGCCGCCTCTCTCGATGCCAAGAGCCAGCCGAAGAGGCTGCACGTCTCCAACATACCGTTCCGCTTCCGGGACCCGGATCTGCGGGCCATGTTCGGG CAATTTGGAACTATTCTGGATGTGGAAATCATCTTCAACGAGCGCGGCAGCAAG GGATTCGGTTTTGTAACATTCGCTAACAGCAACGATGCAGAACGAGCACGCGAACGTCTACACGGCACCGTGGTTGAGGGACGCAAAATCGAG GTGAATAACGCCACTGCACGTGTACAAACCAAAAAAGTGACAACAGTACCCAACG TTGTACTGACCAAAGACGGTGCCATACCGGCCCCCGCTCTAG TCTGCGTACAATGGCCAGAAG CCGCCGTTGCCGCCGCCATGCGTGGAGTGGCCATCCAGCGCGGACACGTGGGCGTGGTCGGCGCCGCCCCCTACCATCACCCCCATCATCCGCACCACCATTCGGCGCTGCTGGCATCGGCCGCAGCAGCCgcccaacagcagcagcaacgccAGGTGGCCGCCGCCGCCGTGGCCGCAGCAGCCGCTCAACAACAAGCCGTGGCCGCCCAGcaggtgcagcagcagcaggtcgCCACCgcccaccagcagcaacatcaacagcagcagcagcaacaacagcagcagcaacaacaacaacagcaacagcagcaacaacaacaccagcagcaacagcagcagcaccaacaacaacagcacgCCGCCGTAGCCGCCGCCGCAGCCGCCGCTTCACATCCACATGTTCATGCCGCACACGCCCTCGCCCACGCCCATGCCCCCCAGCTGGCGCAGTTGCAGCCCGCCCTGCAAGCTGTGGCGGTACCCACAGCCGCCGGCAATGCCGCAGCCCTGCAACAATCTTTGGCAGCTGCCgcggccgccgccgccgccgcccaaAATCCGGCCGGAGTGGGCCAGAGTCCTGCGAGTGCTGCTGCCGCGGCTGCCTATGCCGCCCGCCTATCGGCGGCAGCTGGAGCCACCCAAACGCCCCAGAcggccgctgctgctgcggctgctgcttcCATGGCTGCGTCGGCCAATGCGGCCAACAGCGCTGCCGCTTTGCATGGATTCGCGCC TGTATACTATGATCCCTTCTTAGCAGCCGCTGCTAACGCTGATCCAAATCTACGCTTCCAG GCAGCCAAACCGGTCACTGAAGTTCCAGCCGCTCAGCCAGCCGCCATATTAAAT GCCACTGCTCCGCTGTTAAAGACTCCGCTGTCTCAGGCCCAGCAGCAGGCGTACGCCACGGCGGCCACCACCTACACGGCGGTAGCCGCCCGGGCCGCCTATGGGGCTGCCGCCGCAGCGGCTGCCCAGCCGGCACTCGCCGGCTACGCCACCGTAGCTGG
- the LOC6493466 gene encoding polyglutamine-repeat protein pqn-41 isoform X6: MSAPAVEVNGNGPSAEFLQRQHMVQAGVAPFPGAPAGYAAAPGPAAAAAAAAAAAQQQHQAQHQQQQQQQQQQQQQVGGAPSAADSLSLAVAAAAAKQASEPVTQLKSAGDGAGASNSNNNNTAVAQSVAVAGTGAPGSGGGVNTVNSSSGGGVATPAVVVATSVSDVVNASLYMQQKKTNLSTQTQTQYNGSSVSAPRVPGPSAPPPPAAPSCTLLPVVTQPSLTNGHTMEQVQQPEQHHHQQLQHHHHHHHHLQLQSTLPPQNVPGISTVLIANEAADSQQSSTLPSAGGTGAGGGTGGGGGGGGGTPNSPLSSSPSSATNPQATATVGGGLTLNGSITEGNVSGSVSPVASGEPLLQTPPTLQQQQPMPQPLLCSSPPSVQSAATSVTGSSIAAGALAATSSSGVGLLPTTGLDTIANGNAGTLVPASTSQVIAHLNAAAAAVQSPPPSAVPSLNNALVPVVASAASLDAKSQPKRLHVSNIPFRFRDPDLRAMFGQFGTILDVEIIFNERGSKGFGFVTFANSNDAERARERLHGTVVEGRKIEVNNATARVQTKKVTTVPNVVLTKDGAIPAPALVCVQWPEAAVAAAMRGVAIQRGHVGVVGAAPYHHPHHPHHHSALLASAAAAAQQQQQRQVAAAAVAAAAAQQQAVAAQQVQQQQVATAHQQQHQQQQQQQQQQQQQQQQQQQQQHQQQQQQHQQQQHAAVAAAAAAASHPHVHAAHALAHAHAPQLAQLQPALQAVAVPTAAGNAAALQQSLAAAAAAAAAAQNPAGVGQSPASAAAAAAYAARLSAAAGATQTPQTAAAAAAAASMAASANAANSAAALHGFAPVYYDPFLAAAANADPNLRFQATAPLLKTPLSQAQQQAYATAATTYTAVAARAAYGAAAAAAAQPALAGYATVAGYAREYADPYLGHGIGPVPGYGATMYRGGFNRFTPY; this comes from the exons CACATGGTGCAGGCGGGCGTAGCGCCTTTTCCGGGCGCTCCGGCCGGCTATGCCGCCGCTCCAGGtccggcagcagcagctgcagcagcggcggccgccgcccagcagcagcaccaggcgcagcatcagcagcagcagcagcaacaacagcagcagcagcagcaggtggGCGGTGCGCCCTCCGCCGCTGACAGTCTGTCgctggcggtggcggcggcggctgccAAACAGGCGTCTGAGCCAGTGACCCAATTGAAGTCGGCCGGCGATGGTGCAGGcgccagcaacagcaacaataacaacacaGCCGTGGCACAgtcagtggcagtggcaggaaCAGGAGCGCCAGGATCGGGCGGAGGAGTGAACACAGTTAATTCGAGTTCAGGGGGCGGCGTGGCAACgccggcggtggtggtggccaCTAGTGTGTCCGATGTTGTCAATGCCTCGTTGTACATGCAACAGAAGAAG ACAAATCTGTcaacacagacacagacacagtaCAATGGAAGCAGCGTTTCAGCGCCAAGAGTCCCAGGTCCCagtgctcctcctcctcctgcagctCCTTCCTGCACTCTGCTCCCAGTGGTCACGCAGCCGTCTCTGACAAATGGACATACCATGGAGCAAGTGCAGCAACCAGaacagcaccaccaccagcagctgcaacaccaccaccaccatcaccatcaCCTCCAGCTGCAATCAACGCTGCCCCCACAAAATGTGCCCGGCATT TCCACAGTATTGATCGCCAATGAGGCAGCAGATTCACAACAGAGCTCCACCCTGCCCAGCGCAGGCGGCACTGGCGCCGGTGGCGGAACTGGCGGGggcggcggcggaggcggTGGCACGCCCAATTCGCCGCTCAGCAGCTCCCCGTCCAGCGCAACAAATCCGCAGGCCACGGCGACAGTTGGCGGCGGCTTGACCCTCAATGGCAGCATCACCGAGGGCAACGTATCCGGCAGTGTATCGCCGGTGGCCAGCGGTGAACCGCTCCTCCAGACACCGCCCAccctccagcagcagcagccgatGCCGCAGCCGCTCCTGTGCAGCAGTCCCCCATCTGTTCAGTCGGCGGCCACCTCGGTGACGGGCAGCTCGATAGCTGCCGGCGCTTTGGCCgccaccagcagcagcggtGTTGGCCTCCTGCCCACCACCGGACTGGACACCATCGCTAATGGCAATGCCGGCACCTTGGTACCGGCCAGCACCTCACAGGTGATCGCCCACCTGAACgcagcggcggcagcggtCCAGTCGCCGCCACCCAGCGCGGTCCCTAGTCTCAACAATGCTCTAGTCCCGGTCGTCGCCTCGGCCGCCTCTCTCGATGCCAAGAGCCAGCCGAAGAGGCTGCACGTCTCCAACATACCGTTCCGCTTCCGGGACCCGGATCTGCGGGCCATGTTCGGG CAATTTGGAACTATTCTGGATGTGGAAATCATCTTCAACGAGCGCGGCAGCAAG GGATTCGGTTTTGTAACATTCGCTAACAGCAACGATGCAGAACGAGCACGCGAACGTCTACACGGCACCGTGGTTGAGGGACGCAAAATCGAG GTGAATAACGCCACTGCACGTGTACAAACCAAAAAAGTGACAACAGTACCCAACG TTGTACTGACCAAAGACGGTGCCATACCGGCCCCCGCTCTAG TCTGCGTACAATGGCCAGAAG CCGCCGTTGCCGCCGCCATGCGTGGAGTGGCCATCCAGCGCGGACACGTGGGCGTGGTCGGCGCCGCCCCCTACCATCACCCCCATCATCCGCACCACCATTCGGCGCTGCTGGCATCGGCCGCAGCAGCCgcccaacagcagcagcaacgccAGGTGGCCGCCGCCGCCGTGGCCGCAGCAGCCGCTCAACAACAAGCCGTGGCCGCCCAGcaggtgcagcagcagcaggtcgCCACCgcccaccagcagcaacatcaacagcagcagcagcaacaacagcagcagcaacaacaacaacagcaacagcagcaacaacaacaccagcagcaacagcagcagcaccaacaacaacagcacgCCGCCGTAGCCGCCGCCGCAGCCGCCGCTTCACATCCACATGTTCATGCCGCACACGCCCTCGCCCACGCCCATGCCCCCCAGCTGGCGCAGTTGCAGCCCGCCCTGCAAGCTGTGGCGGTACCCACAGCCGCCGGCAATGCCGCAGCCCTGCAACAATCTTTGGCAGCTGCCgcggccgccgccgccgccgcccaaAATCCGGCCGGAGTGGGCCAGAGTCCTGCGAGTGCTGCTGCCGCGGCTGCCTATGCCGCCCGCCTATCGGCGGCAGCTGGAGCCACCCAAACGCCCCAGAcggccgctgctgctgcggctgctgcttcCATGGCTGCGTCGGCCAATGCGGCCAACAGCGCTGCCGCTTTGCATGGATTCGCGCC TGTATACTATGATCCCTTCTTAGCAGCCGCTGCTAACGCTGATCCAAATCTACGCTTCCAG GCCACTGCTCCGCTGTTAAAGACTCCGCTGTCTCAGGCCCAGCAGCAGGCGTACGCCACGGCGGCCACCACCTACACGGCGGTAGCCGCCCGGGCCGCCTATGGGGCTGCCGCCGCAGCGGCTGCCCAGCCGGCACTCGCCGGCTACGCCACCGTAGCTGG
- the LOC6493466 gene encoding hormone receptor 4 isoform X3, producing MYYPHMVQAGVAPFPGAPAGYAAAPGPAAAAAAAAAAAQQQHQAQHQQQQQQQQQQQQQVGGAPSAADSLSLAVAAAAAKQASEPVTQLKSAGDGAGASNSNNNNTAVAQSVAVAGTGAPGSGGGVNTVNSSSGGGVATPAVVVATSVSDVVNASLYMQQKKTNLSTQTQTQYNGSSVSAPRVPGPSAPPPPAAPSCTLLPVVTQPSLTNGHTMEQVQQPEQHHHQQLQHHHHHHHHLQLQSTLPPQNVPGISTVLIANEAADSQQSSTLPSAGGTGAGGGTGGGGGGGGGTPNSPLSSSPSSATNPQATATVGGGLTLNGSITEGNVSGSVSPVASGEPLLQTPPTLQQQQPMPQPLLCSSPPSVQSAATSVTGSSIAAGALAATSSSGVGLLPTTGLDTIANGNAGTLVPASTSQVIAHLNAAAAAVQSPPPSAVPSLNNALVPVVASAASLDAKSQPKRLHVSNIPFRFRDPDLRAMFGQFGTILDVEIIFNERGSKGFGFVTFANSNDAERARERLHGTVVEGRKIEVNNATARVQTKKVTTVPNVVLTKDGAIPAPALVCVQWPEAAVAAAMRGVAIQRGHVGVVGAAPYHHPHHPHHHSALLASAAAAAQQQQQRQVAAAAVAAAAAQQQAVAAQQVQQQQVATAHQQQHQQQQQQQQQQQQQQQQQQQQQHQQQQQQHQQQQHAAVAAAAAAASHPHVHAAHALAHAHAPQLAQLQPALQAVAVPTAAGNAAALQQSLAAAAAAAAAAQNPAGVGQSPASAAAAAAYAARLSAAAGATQTPQTAAAAAAAASMAASANAANSAAALHGFAPVYYDPFLAAAANADPNLRFQAAKPVTEVPAAQPAAILNRRTVTTLNSNPHTINRIPVPQNVLATAPLLKTPLSQAQQQAYATAATTYTAVAARAAYGAAAAAAAQPALAGYATVAGYAREYADPYLGHGIGPVPGYGATMYRGGFNRFTPY from the exons CACATGGTGCAGGCGGGCGTAGCGCCTTTTCCGGGCGCTCCGGCCGGCTATGCCGCCGCTCCAGGtccggcagcagcagctgcagcagcggcggccgccgcccagcagcagcaccaggcgcagcatcagcagcagcagcagcaacaacagcagcagcagcagcaggtggGCGGTGCGCCCTCCGCCGCTGACAGTCTGTCgctggcggtggcggcggcggctgccAAACAGGCGTCTGAGCCAGTGACCCAATTGAAGTCGGCCGGCGATGGTGCAGGcgccagcaacagcaacaataacaacacaGCCGTGGCACAgtcagtggcagtggcaggaaCAGGAGCGCCAGGATCGGGCGGAGGAGTGAACACAGTTAATTCGAGTTCAGGGGGCGGCGTGGCAACgccggcggtggtggtggccaCTAGTGTGTCCGATGTTGTCAATGCCTCGTTGTACATGCAACAGAAGAAG ACAAATCTGTcaacacagacacagacacagtaCAATGGAAGCAGCGTTTCAGCGCCAAGAGTCCCAGGTCCCagtgctcctcctcctcctgcagctCCTTCCTGCACTCTGCTCCCAGTGGTCACGCAGCCGTCTCTGACAAATGGACATACCATGGAGCAAGTGCAGCAACCAGaacagcaccaccaccagcagctgcaacaccaccaccaccatcaccatcaCCTCCAGCTGCAATCAACGCTGCCCCCACAAAATGTGCCCGGCATT TCCACAGTATTGATCGCCAATGAGGCAGCAGATTCACAACAGAGCTCCACCCTGCCCAGCGCAGGCGGCACTGGCGCCGGTGGCGGAACTGGCGGGggcggcggcggaggcggTGGCACGCCCAATTCGCCGCTCAGCAGCTCCCCGTCCAGCGCAACAAATCCGCAGGCCACGGCGACAGTTGGCGGCGGCTTGACCCTCAATGGCAGCATCACCGAGGGCAACGTATCCGGCAGTGTATCGCCGGTGGCCAGCGGTGAACCGCTCCTCCAGACACCGCCCAccctccagcagcagcagccgatGCCGCAGCCGCTCCTGTGCAGCAGTCCCCCATCTGTTCAGTCGGCGGCCACCTCGGTGACGGGCAGCTCGATAGCTGCCGGCGCTTTGGCCgccaccagcagcagcggtGTTGGCCTCCTGCCCACCACCGGACTGGACACCATCGCTAATGGCAATGCCGGCACCTTGGTACCGGCCAGCACCTCACAGGTGATCGCCCACCTGAACgcagcggcggcagcggtCCAGTCGCCGCCACCCAGCGCGGTCCCTAGTCTCAACAATGCTCTAGTCCCGGTCGTCGCCTCGGCCGCCTCTCTCGATGCCAAGAGCCAGCCGAAGAGGCTGCACGTCTCCAACATACCGTTCCGCTTCCGGGACCCGGATCTGCGGGCCATGTTCGGG CAATTTGGAACTATTCTGGATGTGGAAATCATCTTCAACGAGCGCGGCAGCAAG GGATTCGGTTTTGTAACATTCGCTAACAGCAACGATGCAGAACGAGCACGCGAACGTCTACACGGCACCGTGGTTGAGGGACGCAAAATCGAG GTGAATAACGCCACTGCACGTGTACAAACCAAAAAAGTGACAACAGTACCCAACG TTGTACTGACCAAAGACGGTGCCATACCGGCCCCCGCTCTAG TCTGCGTACAATGGCCAGAAG CCGCCGTTGCCGCCGCCATGCGTGGAGTGGCCATCCAGCGCGGACACGTGGGCGTGGTCGGCGCCGCCCCCTACCATCACCCCCATCATCCGCACCACCATTCGGCGCTGCTGGCATCGGCCGCAGCAGCCgcccaacagcagcagcaacgccAGGTGGCCGCCGCCGCCGTGGCCGCAGCAGCCGCTCAACAACAAGCCGTGGCCGCCCAGcaggtgcagcagcagcaggtcgCCACCgcccaccagcagcaacatcaacagcagcagcagcaacaacagcagcagcaacaacaacaacagcaacagcagcaacaacaacaccagcagcaacagcagcagcaccaacaacaacagcacgCCGCCGTAGCCGCCGCCGCAGCCGCCGCTTCACATCCACATGTTCATGCCGCACACGCCCTCGCCCACGCCCATGCCCCCCAGCTGGCGCAGTTGCAGCCCGCCCTGCAAGCTGTGGCGGTACCCACAGCCGCCGGCAATGCCGCAGCCCTGCAACAATCTTTGGCAGCTGCCgcggccgccgccgccgccgcccaaAATCCGGCCGGAGTGGGCCAGAGTCCTGCGAGTGCTGCTGCCGCGGCTGCCTATGCCGCCCGCCTATCGGCGGCAGCTGGAGCCACCCAAACGCCCCAGAcggccgctgctgctgcggctgctgcttcCATGGCTGCGTCGGCCAATGCGGCCAACAGCGCTGCCGCTTTGCATGGATTCGCGCC TGTATACTATGATCCCTTCTTAGCAGCCGCTGCTAACGCTGATCCAAATCTACGCTTCCAG GCAGCCAAACCGGTCACTGAAGTTCCAGCCGCTCAGCCAGCCGCCATATTAAAT CGCCGCACTGTGACTACGCTAAACAGTAACCCACATACGATCAACCGCATTCCGGTTCCACAGAATGTTTTG GCCACTGCTCCGCTGTTAAAGACTCCGCTGTCTCAGGCCCAGCAGCAGGCGTACGCCACGGCGGCCACCACCTACACGGCGGTAGCCGCCCGGGCCGCCTATGGGGCTGCCGCCGCAGCGGCTGCCCAGCCGGCACTCGCCGGCTACGCCACCGTAGCTGG
- the LOC6493466 gene encoding centrosomal and chromosomal factor isoform X13: protein MSAPAVEVNGNGPSAEFLQRQHMVQAGVAPFPGAPAGYAAAPGPAAAAAAAAAAAQQQHQAQHQQQQQQQQQQQQQVGGAPSAADSLSLAVAAAAAKQASEPVTQLKSAGDGAGASNSNNNNTAVAQSVAVAGTGAPGSGGGVNTVNSSSGGGVATPAVVVATSVSDVVNASLYMQQKKTNLSTQTQTQYNGSSVSAPRVPGPSAPPPPAAPSCTLLPVVTQPSLTNGHTMEQVQQPEQHHHQQLQHHHHHHHHLQLQSTLPPQNVPGISTVLIANEAADSQQSSTLPSAGGTGAGGGTGGGGGGGGGTPNSPLSSSPSSATNPQATATVGGGLTLNGSITEGNVSGSVSPVASGEPLLQTPPTLQQQQPMPQPLLCSSPPSVQSAATSVTGSSIAAGALAATSSSGVGLLPTTGLDTIANGNAGTLVPASTSQVIAHLNAAAAAVQSPPPSAVPSLNNALVPVVASAASLDAKSQPKRLHVSNIPFRFRDPDLRAMFGQFGTILDVEIIFNERGSKGFGFVTFANSNDAERARERLHGTVVEGRKIEVNNATARVQTKKVTTVPNVCVQWPEGYRLPVAAAWPFLGAPVGAGAPTLTPLTLPVSVPVAQAPQSAVPGGATATSASAAHAAAAAAAAAAATPIVLAPRPPHSAVPTAAPTAATPRRSVYYDPFLAAAANADPNLRFQATAPLLKTPLSQAQQQAYATAATTYTAVAARAAYGAAAAAAAQPALAGYATVAGYAREYADPYLGHGIGPVPGYGATMYRGGFNRFTPY from the exons CACATGGTGCAGGCGGGCGTAGCGCCTTTTCCGGGCGCTCCGGCCGGCTATGCCGCCGCTCCAGGtccggcagcagcagctgcagcagcggcggccgccgcccagcagcagcaccaggcgcagcatcagcagcagcagcagcaacaacagcagcagcagcagcaggtggGCGGTGCGCCCTCCGCCGCTGACAGTCTGTCgctggcggtggcggcggcggctgccAAACAGGCGTCTGAGCCAGTGACCCAATTGAAGTCGGCCGGCGATGGTGCAGGcgccagcaacagcaacaataacaacacaGCCGTGGCACAgtcagtggcagtggcaggaaCAGGAGCGCCAGGATCGGGCGGAGGAGTGAACACAGTTAATTCGAGTTCAGGGGGCGGCGTGGCAACgccggcggtggtggtggccaCTAGTGTGTCCGATGTTGTCAATGCCTCGTTGTACATGCAACAGAAGAAG ACAAATCTGTcaacacagacacagacacagtaCAATGGAAGCAGCGTTTCAGCGCCAAGAGTCCCAGGTCCCagtgctcctcctcctcctgcagctCCTTCCTGCACTCTGCTCCCAGTGGTCACGCAGCCGTCTCTGACAAATGGACATACCATGGAGCAAGTGCAGCAACCAGaacagcaccaccaccagcagctgcaacaccaccaccaccatcaccatcaCCTCCAGCTGCAATCAACGCTGCCCCCACAAAATGTGCCCGGCATT TCCACAGTATTGATCGCCAATGAGGCAGCAGATTCACAACAGAGCTCCACCCTGCCCAGCGCAGGCGGCACTGGCGCCGGTGGCGGAACTGGCGGGggcggcggcggaggcggTGGCACGCCCAATTCGCCGCTCAGCAGCTCCCCGTCCAGCGCAACAAATCCGCAGGCCACGGCGACAGTTGGCGGCGGCTTGACCCTCAATGGCAGCATCACCGAGGGCAACGTATCCGGCAGTGTATCGCCGGTGGCCAGCGGTGAACCGCTCCTCCAGACACCGCCCAccctccagcagcagcagccgatGCCGCAGCCGCTCCTGTGCAGCAGTCCCCCATCTGTTCAGTCGGCGGCCACCTCGGTGACGGGCAGCTCGATAGCTGCCGGCGCTTTGGCCgccaccagcagcagcggtGTTGGCCTCCTGCCCACCACCGGACTGGACACCATCGCTAATGGCAATGCCGGCACCTTGGTACCGGCCAGCACCTCACAGGTGATCGCCCACCTGAACgcagcggcggcagcggtCCAGTCGCCGCCACCCAGCGCGGTCCCTAGTCTCAACAATGCTCTAGTCCCGGTCGTCGCCTCGGCCGCCTCTCTCGATGCCAAGAGCCAGCCGAAGAGGCTGCACGTCTCCAACATACCGTTCCGCTTCCGGGACCCGGATCTGCGGGCCATGTTCGGG CAATTTGGAACTATTCTGGATGTGGAAATCATCTTCAACGAGCGCGGCAGCAAG GGATTCGGTTTTGTAACATTCGCTAACAGCAACGATGCAGAACGAGCACGCGAACGTCTACACGGCACCGTGGTTGAGGGACGCAAAATCGAG GTGAATAACGCCACTGCACGTGTACAAACCAAAAAAGTGACAACAGTACCCAACG TCTGCGTACAATGGCCAGAAG GTTATCGCCTGCCGGTGGCCGCCGCCTGGCCCTTCCTGGGCGCCCCCGTTGGCGCCGGAGCCCCCACCCTCACGCCGCTGACCCTGCCCGTTTCCGTTCCGGTGGCCCAGGCGCCACAATCGGCGGTTCCCGGCGGTGCAACGGCGACGTCGGCCTCGGCCGCCCATGCCGCAGCAGcggctgcagctgctgccgcGGCCACGCCCATTGTGCTAGCCCCACGCCCACCGCACAGCGCTGTCCCGACAGCAGCGCCGACAGCAGCAACGCCAAGGCGGAG TGTATACTATGATCCCTTCTTAGCAGCCGCTGCTAACGCTGATCCAAATCTACGCTTCCAG GCCACTGCTCCGCTGTTAAAGACTCCGCTGTCTCAGGCCCAGCAGCAGGCGTACGCCACGGCGGCCACCACCTACACGGCGGTAGCCGCCCGGGCCGCCTATGGGGCTGCCGCCGCAGCGGCTGCCCAGCCGGCACTCGCCGGCTACGCCACCGTAGCTGG